One Osmerus eperlanus chromosome 2, fOsmEpe2.1, whole genome shotgun sequence genomic window, TCAGCACCCATTTCGCAGATGGGATGAGTGAGCTGGCCATCGCCTACATTCTTCTGGGCATTCTCAGAGCCCTGGAGTACATCCACCACATGGGCTATGTACACAGGTAAAACACATCGGCACCAGTCTGTTTCTTGCTCCCTGGGTTGACATGCTCTCACTGaccccacgtgtgtgtgtgtcaggtggctgagcggttaaggaatcgggctagtaatctgaaggttgccagttcgattcccggccgtgccaaatgacgttgtgtccttgggcaaggcacttcaccctacttgcctcggggagaatgtccctgtactcactgtaagtcggtctggataagagcgtctgataaatgactaaatgtaaatgtctgcgtTGGCAGGAGCGTGAAGGCCAGCCACGTGCTGATCTCTGCCGACGGCCAGGTGTGCATGTCTGGTCTGCGGAGCATCTTCAGCCTGATCCGACACGGCCAGCGTGCGCGGGTGGTCCACGACTTCCCCCAGTACAGTGTTAAAGTGCTGCCCTGGCTCAGCCCAGAGGTGCTGCAGCAGGTACGCTCGCCTCGCCACACACATTTCACCACGGGGTCTCGGGGCCAATGACGTGGCATAAGTACGGGAACGTCCTCCAGACTAACCAtctgtcggtctctctctctctctctctctgtgtctctgtgtctctctttctctttctctctctctctctctctctctctctctctgtgtctctgtctctgtctctctctctctctctgtgtctctcaccagAATCTGCAGGGATATGACTTCCGGTCTGACATCTACAGCCTGGGTATCACAGCTTGCGAGCTGGCCAATGGACATGTTCCCTTTAAGGACATGCCAGCCACACAGGTGAGCACCGGAACTGACCTCGCCCTCCTTCCCTCGCTCTTATCGTTCCTCGCTTCTCGAGTTCAGTCTCGCTCACTGTCCCATCTCACTAGTCATtgttccttcccctcctctccccctttcctccccctctggcCCCAGATGCTGTTGGAGAAGCTGAATGGAACAGTCCCGTGTCTGCTGGACACCACCACCATTCCTCCAGAGGAGCTGACCATGAAGCCGTCCCGCTCCGGGGCAGACTCGGGCATCTGTGAGGGCCCCGGGGCCGGAGGGGCCCGCCACTCTAACGgggagccctcctcctcctcggcgaACCACCCCTACAGCCGCACCTTCTCCCCACACTTCCACGCCTTTGTAGAACTGTGTCTGCAGAGGGACCCCGAAAAGAGGTGAGCCCGTGAGACGATTGGTTGTTACTGGggctcagatggctgagcggttaggggatcgggctattaatcagaaggttgccggttcgatttccggccgtgaaaaatgacagttgtgtccttgggcaaggcacttcaccctacttgcctcgggggaatgtccctgtacttactgtaagtcgctctggataagagcgtctgctaaatgactaaatgtaaatgtactgggcCGTCAAACGCACCGCTCGGTACGGTGAAGCATGTGGATCATTTCAGTAATGGTGGATGTCCCTCTTCTCCCAACAGGCCCTCTGCTACCACTCTTATAGGTCATTCCTTTTTCAAACAGGTGAGTAGGACCCTTTTCCAAACTCTAGTCCAGGATATAAAAAAACAAGTCTAAATAAAGGGCTGTTCCTTAATGTCCTTGTATCCTTAATTCATTCATCTGTATTGGAAGAGCCTGGGAGGTAACAGTGGTTTGGGGGGTGTTCCCTGCAGATCAAGCGCCGGTCATCAGAGGCTCTTCCGGAGCTGTTCCGGCCCGTGTCACCCATCACAAGCTTTGAGAGCGGCCAGCCTCAGGACTCTCCCTCAGGGCTGGCTAGCCTGGAGTCAGGCCTCAGCTACCTGGATGTGGAGGACTGGGACTTCTGACAATGGAGGACAAACGGACGTTACGAGGAAGAGGACATTTTCTGAGAACACTGGACTGGaagaacacttttttttttttttactttaaacaACGGAAACTGAGTTTAAAAGCCAGCGGCCATCTTGCCTCCCATTGCTGTATCTTGCGAGCTATACCCTAATAGGTGCATGAGCAAAAAGACCATGCACAGCTCTGCTGTCTGTCACACACTTCTAGGGTTAAACTCAAAGCCCTCTAGACCCACCCTCGGAACACTAGAGAATGTCTTGACTCTTTACCAATGGAGGTGTTACATCAAGAGACAATTTCTCTATAGGAGATCAAGCTGTGTTCTCCCCAAGAAGCATCCTCAATGGACTGTCTCCAGTGGAGGACTTGGCTTTATCGGCCTGCATATATAGAGGCTACACTCTACCTCTCAGTCAGTGTGAGCTAATCACTGATCTATCCCAGCCAGGAGGCCTGTTTGTTATGGTGGGGAATAGCCCATATTAATCTTACCATCTGATGGTAGATGACCTGGATTCAGTACCAACAGTTTATGAACAGTGTTTTAGCGTGTCTCTACAGCTAAGAGAAGCACGTTGTGTTGTCGCCAAGCTCCTCATCCTCGCGTCGTCACGTCTTGTCTCACGCTTCACCTATAGGGGAAGTGACATTTGTTGTTCTCAGTCGATTGCTAACTAGTTCCTGCGTACATGCGGTGTCATCTGAGGTCAAATTCTTATTGGTCCACTGTCACATTTTTGTCTCTAAAAGTGAACATCACCATGGTGCTTGTTTCTGATTGGTTGTGTGCATGTGGAATTAAGAGTATGTGGAGCTGAGAAGGAGAAAATGTCGAGTGTGATTATTGACCATTTTACTTGATATTAAACACTTCACCTTAACGTGTAAGAAGCAGAAATTATAAAAATTCATTTTTAATCCCAAAAAGTTTGATATTCACAAAAGACAACAGAGCTTGGCAATTGCTTGCATCCTTTCTCCTAAAAACACTCATATGATACTCTTCCCCTTGGACCAACCAGTGCGTTAGGAAAAGGGATGACAGGATCTGGGGAAGGGTGGATGACAGGATCTGGGGAAGGGTGGATGAGGATCTGGGGAAGGCTGGATGAGGATCTGGGGAAGGGTGGATGAGGATCTGGGGAAGGGTGGATGAGGATCAGTCTGCTAATCGTCCTCGTCTGAGGGCGGCTGGTCGATCATGGCTTGGTGCTTCTGGATCTTGGACATCAGCTCTGCGAGAGAAACACATGAGGGAAGCAGGGTTTTAAAATGTGTTCACCTGACAAAATATATTCGCCAACAGCAGCATTTGTGTCTTAACCCGTTAACGATGTAGTTTAATCTGTAAGACAGTTGAATATATTCTAATCAGGTTTAAATGTTCAAATTGTCAAACTGTCATTTACCTTTGGCTGGGTTGAAGACACCATTAGTCTGGACGTTGCATACGTAACACCGCTTGGACTTCCGATAGTGTTGGAGAGCGCATGTCTCACAAAAGTAATGCTTGCACCTAAGATACAGAGGTCATTCATCACTGCTTCAGAAACTGCTTCTCATCTACACACCATCAACAAAGACTTTGAGGTATCAGTGCCTATGTCTTACTTTGTGATGACGGGATTCTTAAAGGACTCCCGGCAGATGAAGCACTTGAAGGGCATGTCCTCATCGTCACTGCTCACCTCATAGTTCTCCTCATCTACACACGACAACACAGTGCTTAGCAGGAGAATCCCTGAGATCAGAGCAGCATGCCAGAGCATGGCCCCTGGGCTTCTGTACACCTCTGCGGGGGTGAACTCACCGTTGGCCCCGTAGCGCCCCTCATCCAGCTCCCTCTCAATCTGCCAGCCGTGTTTGTAGTCGGATCGGTCATGCAGGAACTTGCAGCTGTCTGATGGGAGGAATATTTAGTACATTTAGTACATGtaagcatttagcagacgctcttatccagagcgacttacagtaagtgcagggacattctccccgaggcaagtagggtgaagtgccttgcccaaggacacgtcatttgtcacggcctgaatcgaaccaacaaccttctgattaatagcccgactccctaatcgctcagccatctgaccccaaacAGAAGGGGGCTTAGTTTGCCAAAGCTGCCTTAGTTGCTATAAAGTGAGACTGCAGTCTGATGAGTATATGTATAGTTCTGATAGCCGAGGATAAATGCTAATTTGGCAAAGGAACTTCAACAACATGGTGCTCACCTCCAAAGCCACAGAAGCCTGTCTCTTTGTAGTCTTTGCAGATGTCTGGCTGGTAGTCCCACCTTACTGTGGCCCTCAAGTGTTCAGGGGCCCTAATTGGACCTTTCCTATCAtggtagaaggggggggggagagaggaaataaTGCACAATGAGCTAACATTCAAAGCTGTTCTATGTCTGTGTTCCTCAATGCATACGTGTTCACTCACCTGACCATGCCAGAGGACGCATTGCCCATGGTGGAGTCTTTAGGCTTGATGTATTTGTGGTAGTTGTTTATACCGCGGTATATTTTATCATCTTCTTTACCTGTCAGCTCCTAGTGACAGAATACGTCATGAGAAATCATGTTTTTGCCTCTACTTTTGACAGGACACCCAACACCAAATGATAAACTGATATTGTCCAATTAGCTATCAAGCTAAATAAAGCAACCGTTACCTCCTGAATCTTTTGGCTCCTTTCAAAGATAGACTGAGCATCCTTATCCTTCTCGGTGTCCAGTTCATACACTGCAGTCGCACCCATGTCCTCTGGTCCTTCTGGTTTCTACACATTTAAGATGACACGTGGCATGATGAGGGAAGAAAGGATAGAGCTCAACAACAGAGCTCAAAACGTGACAGTTACGATTCAAGGTAAAGATAAACTACAGGCTTTAGTAGAGAAACCATAGAATGATGTTTGGAGATCTTAGAAATGGGGACTCACTGCCGACCGTGTGGACTTGTAGGCAACTGTAactttcttctcttgtttttCTTCATCACTTTCGCTGGATGACACCGCCTCTTTCTCTACTTTCTTAGTCTGGGATGCAAAACACATAATGAGCTATATTTTATGATTCAAATGGCGAGAACCGGACAGTAGATATGAGCAGAGAAAAGGCTGTTCGTAGGCTAGTCAAGAGTACACTTTACCCTCTGAATCATGGGGTTGACTCCGGTAGTCTTCTTCTCTTTCCTGACCACAGCATTTTTATCTTCATCGCTATTATCTAGGCAGAACACAAGAAAACGGAATACACGATAGTAACAACTAATGGTAAGCCGTCTCAAATGGGCTCAACGTGTGCATTGGGCGCTCATGCACTGCAAGTAGGATCACCGTACTTGACGAGCTGCATTTAATAACAGACTTGGGGCAAACGTAAGCTAGCAGTAACGCCGCAGTGTCTAGCTAGATACTAGAAAAATAACAAATGGTTAAAACACCTGGATGCTACAGTGATTTCCTAACATATGTATATAATTCGTACTTTTTCGTACTGTATTTTATACCAGACTAA contains:
- the strada gene encoding STE20-related kinase adapter protein alpha isoform X1, translating into MSFLRWVSEKLSVESLRDLELFGEQSQRSSHRNAHEDSQESLTSLCRRGTMASFLPDSAAYELLTVIGRGLEDLMTVNLARYRPTGEHVAIRRIDLESCTNDMVAYLQGELHVSKLFHHSSILPYRSIFIADNELWVISPFMAYGSARDLISTHFADGMSELAIAYILLGILRALEYIHHMGYVHRSVKASHVLISADGQVCMSGLRSIFSLIRHGQRARVVHDFPQYSVKVLPWLSPEVLQQNLQGYDFRSDIYSLGITACELANGHVPFKDMPATQMLLEKLNGTVPCLLDTTTIPPEELTMKPSRSGADSGICEGPGAGGARHSNGEPSSSSANHPYSRTFSPHFHAFVELCLQRDPEKRPSATTLIGHSFFKQIKRRSSEALPELFRPVSPITSFESGQPQDSPSGLASLESGLSYLDVEDWDF
- the strada gene encoding STE20-related kinase adapter protein alpha isoform X2, translating into MASFLPDSAAYELLTVIGRGLEDLMTVNLARYRPTGEHVAIRRIDLESCTNDMVAYLQGELHVSKLFHHSSILPYRSIFIADNELWVISPFMAYGSARDLISTHFADGMSELAIAYILLGILRALEYIHHMGYVHRSVKASHVLISADGQVCMSGLRSIFSLIRHGQRARVVHDFPQYSVKVLPWLSPEVLQQNLQGYDFRSDIYSLGITACELANGHVPFKDMPATQMLLEKLNGTVPCLLDTTTIPPEELTMKPSRSGADSGICEGPGAGGARHSNGEPSSSSANHPYSRTFSPHFHAFVELCLQRDPEKRPSATTLIGHSFFKQIKRRSSEALPELFRPVSPITSFESGQPQDSPSGLASLESGLSYLDVEDWDF
- the rnf113a gene encoding E3 ubiquitin-protein ligase RNF113A gives rise to the protein MAESDEPKSTCTFLFKKSTKKFSARKRKASDSEKDNSDEDKNAVVRKEKKTTGVNPMIQRTKKVEKEAVSSSESDEEKQEKKVTVAYKSTRSAKPEGPEDMGATAVYELDTEKDKDAQSIFERSQKIQEELTGKEDDKIYRGINNYHKYIKPKDSTMGNASSGMVRKGPIRAPEHLRATVRWDYQPDICKDYKETGFCGFGDSCKFLHDRSDYKHGWQIERELDEGRYGANDEENYEVSSDDEDMPFKCFICRESFKNPVITKCKHYFCETCALQHYRKSKRCYVCNVQTNGVFNPAKELMSKIQKHQAMIDQPPSDEDD